From a region of the Solanum stenotomum isolate F172 chromosome 2, ASM1918654v1, whole genome shotgun sequence genome:
- the LOC125855303 gene encoding LOB domain-containing protein 38-like has translation MSCNGCRVLRRRCSDNCTLRSCLDGIDDPQAQGNATLFVSKFFGRSDLMSLIAAVPQNRRPDLFKSLLFEACGRTVSPVTGAVGLLSTGNWHVCQKAVQTVLAGGNLRPVFAGILTPPWFDDSFRCGGAWDMPNQFSNKSESMLIDGSDQIEGMEWISSEKRWNTSSSFGSETELSDVSLGLDSGYGYAEGVKGEEPKLLNLFV, from the exons AAGGTCTTGTTTGGATGGAATTGATGATCCTCAAGCACAGGGTAACGCTACTCTCTTCGTCTCCAAGTTTTTTGGCCGTAGCGATCTCATGTCCTTAATCGCTGCTGTTCCCCAAAATCGAAGACCTG ATTTGTTTAAATCGCTGTTGTTCGAAGCGTGCGGGAGGACGGTGAGTCCGGTGACCGGTGCGGTAGGGCTTTTATCGACGGGAAATTGGCACGTGTGTCAAAAGGCGGTGCAGACGGTTCTCGCTGGTGGAAATCTACGGCCGGTTTTCGCCGGGATTTTAACTCCGCCTTGGTTCGATGATTCCTTCCGTTGCGGCGGCGCGTGGGATATGCCAAACCAGTTCTCTAACAAATCCGAATCTATGCTCATAGACGGATCGGATCAAATCGAGGGAATGGAGTGGATAAGTTCGGAGAAGAGATGGAATACATCGTCGTCTTTTGGTTCGGAGACTGAGTTATCGGATGTATCGCTGGGTTTGGATAGTGGATATGGATATGCAGAGGGTGTGAAAGGGGAAGAACCGAAACTTCTGAATCTCTTCgtttga